The Lachnospiraceae bacterium oral taxon 500 genome window below encodes:
- a CDS encoding transcriptional regulator codes for MDERNNDFDFDFMPIGQAIKKAREARGMTREQLAGIIGYAPRHIQSIENEGQHPSIELFIQLITMFDVSVDEYIFPEKEVKKSSARRRLDAQLDKLNDRELSVIEATVNGLCMAKEPEE; via the coding sequence ATGGACGAAAGAAACAACGATTTTGACTTTGATTTTATGCCCATTGGACAGGCGATCAAAAAAGCCCGTGAAGCCAGAGGAATGACCAGGGAGCAGCTTGCCGGGATTATTGGCTATGCTCCACGACACATTCAGTCCATTGAGAACGAGGGACAACATCCCAGTATTGAGCTGTTTATTCAGCTGATTACCATGTTCGATGTGTCTGTTGATGAATACATATTTCCTGAAAAAGAAGTTAAGAAAAGTTCCGCCCGCAGACGCCTAGACGCACAACTCGACAAACTCAATGATAGAGAACTGTCCGTCATAGAAGCAACTGTGAACGGGTTATGTATGGCAAAAGAGCCAGAGGAATAA
- a CDS encoding transglycosylase translates to MADIKTRDAVKGTIKTIDKAAVASERMKAAYAKTKEKAEEGYYANEGSATEYAADKIAHASDRVKDEGIHQFNKQGQKGVKTTKETVVKAKDKMADFKQKRAAKAAEQRSARNVSGQNGLQIHCGTAGRSPVSDTSVQTIKTSTDTKRTIKQSARSAGKTVKTAAKGSVKITERSVKTAQVTSKAAIKTTQQATKTAQAAAKASAKTAQKAAQAARVSAKASAAAAKTTVKATIAAVKAIIAGTKALIAAIVAGGWIAIVIILIVVLLGCAISLFGGGSESNSYTPVSAEVEAYDPLIQEYARQHGIPEYVELIKAVMMQESGGQGNDPMQASECGYNTQYPNTPNGITDPEYSINVGIQNLAACLNAAEVENPVDMDRIKLALQGYNFGNGYISWAQTNYGGYTYANAVEFSTIQAERLGWASYGDTQYVSHVLRYYPFGRAFTGGGNQVIVEVALTQLGNEGGQPYWSWYGFSSREEWCACFVSWCAEQCGYIEGGFIPKFAGCVSGANWFKERNQWQDRNYEPTAGDIIFFDWEGDGSTDHVGIVEKCENGVVYTVEGNSGDVVKQRQYTVGSSFIYGYGVPAY, encoded by the coding sequence ATGGCAGATATTAAAACCAGGGATGCAGTCAAAGGCACGATTAAGACCATAGATAAAGCCGCCGTTGCTTCAGAGCGTATGAAAGCTGCCTATGCAAAGACAAAGGAGAAAGCGGAAGAAGGATATTACGCCAATGAAGGCTCTGCTACGGAATATGCTGCGGATAAAATCGCCCATGCTTCTGACCGGGTAAAAGATGAGGGTATCCACCAGTTCAATAAGCAAGGGCAAAAAGGCGTTAAGACTACCAAAGAAACTGTCGTTAAGGCAAAGGACAAAATGGCTGATTTTAAGCAGAAGCGGGCTGCCAAAGCTGCTGAGCAGAGGTCAGCAAGGAATGTGTCTGGACAGAACGGCTTGCAGATCCATTGTGGAACTGCAGGCCGTTCTCCTGTTTCGGATACTTCTGTCCAGACCATAAAAACATCAACAGATACCAAAAGAACAATTAAGCAGTCTGCCAGAAGCGCAGGAAAAACCGTTAAGACAGCGGCAAAAGGCTCTGTAAAAATAACCGAAAGAAGCGTAAAAACAGCACAGGTGACTTCTAAAGCGGCCATAAAGACCACACAGCAGGCTACCAAAACCGCGCAGGCAGCGGCAAAGGCTTCTGCCAAAACTGCACAGAAAGCAGCGCAGGCGGCAAGAGTCTCCGCAAAGGCATCTGCAGCGGCGGCTAAAACAACCGTGAAAGCTACCATAGCGGCTGTCAAAGCAATCATTGCAGGAACAAAAGCATTGATAGCAGCGATTGTTGCAGGCGGCTGGATTGCAATAGTGATCATTTTGATCGTGGTATTGCTTGGGTGCGCAATCTCTCTGTTTGGCGGCGGCAGTGAAAGTAATTCCTATACCCCTGTCAGTGCAGAAGTAGAAGCCTACGATCCGCTGATCCAGGAATATGCAAGGCAGCATGGGATTCCTGAATATGTGGAACTTATCAAGGCTGTCATGATGCAGGAGTCTGGGGGACAGGGAAACGACCCCATGCAGGCGTCGGAATGTGGGTATAATACACAGTACCCAAATACACCGAATGGCATTACAGACCCGGAATATTCCATCAATGTTGGTATCCAGAATTTAGCGGCCTGTCTGAATGCCGCAGAAGTAGAAAACCCCGTGGACATGGATCGGATTAAACTCGCCCTGCAGGGATATAACTTTGGAAATGGCTATATTTCATGGGCGCAGACCAATTACGGCGGCTACACTTATGCCAATGCGGTAGAGTTTTCTACCATACAGGCAGAGCGATTGGGATGGGCCAGCTATGGGGATACCCAATATGTTTCTCATGTGCTGCGCTATTATCCATTTGGACGGGCATTTACCGGCGGTGGTAATCAGGTAATCGTGGAAGTTGCCCTGACGCAGCTTGGCAATGAGGGCGGACAGCCCTACTGGTCATGGTATGGTTTCAGCAGTCGGGAAGAATGGTGCGCCTGCTTTGTTTCATGGTGTGCAGAACAATGCGGCTATATCGAAGGTGGATTTATCCCGAAATTTGCAGGATGTGTCAGCGGCGCAAACTGGTTTAAAGAACGGAACCAATGGCAGGACAGAAATTATGAGCCTACTGCGGGAGATATTATTTTCTTCGATTGGGAAGGCGATGGTTCAACCGACCATGTAGGTATTGTAGAGAAATGCGAAAACGGAGTTGTCTACACCGTAGAAGGAAATTCCGGCGATGTGGTAAAACAAAGACAATATACCGTTGGAAGCAGCTTTATCTATGGATACGGTGTTCCAGCCTATTAA
- the srtB gene encoding SrtB family sortase → MYHIYDHYEQLDEQTEVFDEIAEVVAQAPDEEPVPADVPVSEGQDVLSKYKELYLQNEDMVGWISISGTSINYPVMQTKDEPNYYLKHNFEKQYSDLGTPYIQENCDLLTSDNLIIYGHHISGNRMFGALEDYKSKSFYEEHKTIQFDTLTEQAAYEIVAVFKTVAYSSSGYRYYDFVNAENEEEFDAYIETCKELALYDTGVTADYGDRLITLSTCEYSATNGRLVVVAKKAA, encoded by the coding sequence ATTTACCACATCTATGATCACTATGAACAGCTGGACGAACAGACGGAAGTATTTGACGAGATTGCAGAAGTGGTGGCACAGGCTCCCGATGAGGAACCGGTTCCTGCTGATGTTCCCGTTAGCGAAGGCCAAGATGTCCTGTCCAAATACAAGGAGCTGTATTTGCAAAATGAAGATATGGTGGGCTGGATTTCCATTTCCGGCACATCCATTAACTACCCTGTTATGCAGACAAAGGATGAACCGAATTATTATCTCAAACACAACTTTGAGAAGCAGTACAGTGATTTAGGTACTCCGTATATTCAGGAAAACTGTGATCTGCTTACCAGTGACAATCTCATCATTTACGGGCATCACATCAGCGGCAACCGCATGTTTGGAGCTTTGGAGGATTATAAATCCAAGAGCTTTTATGAGGAACACAAAACCATTCAGTTTGACACTCTGACAGAGCAGGCAGCGTATGAGATCGTTGCTGTATTTAAGACGGTTGCTTACAGCTCCAGCGGCTACCGCTATTATGATTTTGTGAATGCGGAGAATGAGGAAGAATTTGATGCCTATATCGAAACGTGTAAAGAGCTTGCCCTGTATGATACGGGTGTTACCGCAGACTATGGTGACAGGCTGATTACCCTTTCTACCTGTGAGTATTCGGCCACAAATGGAAGGCTTGTTGTGGTAGCAAAAAAGGCTGCATGA